The DNA sequence cttgtttttggacacaggtccaggaatggctaaagttgcaatatttacctggaactaaccttgcagatagcattactgggtgatctgaaaagtcatagtcaatcaatcaataatataataatacttttagcaaaaatgtttatttttaattcacaatctgtagaagcaatgagaatagaaaggttcagaacttttgtaaaacatcacagtacggttgaaatatatatggcaaatagaaatcctatatggatggtgttacagagatagatgggaggtattgaatagagttgaaggatgggactaataacaaataacaacaaataataacaaagatagctaataatgcaagcatactgtgtccataataagtatataggttgtatgttgggagctNNNNNNNNNNNNNNNNNNNNNNNNNNNNNNNNNNNNNNNNNNNNNNNNNNNNNNNNNNNNNNNNNNNNNNNNNNNNNNNNNNNNNNNNNNNNNNNNNNNNTGTGCATTCATGGCACAGGATTACTAGACGATCCAATGAGTTTTGAACTGGAGAAGAGAGGCTGGGGTCAGATCTGCCTTGAATAAAACCAGTACAGCAGAAATAATACTCACTACCTCCTCAAGCCCTAAAGTAATACAGTTGGAGAAAGTGTGTGCTTGTGCTGACTTGCCGGAGCCCTGATCAAAACCACAGATTGGTGTCCATTACAGAGAGCAGGGTTCCAAGTGATGGTTCAAACACAGCCCATGGCCCCAGCTTCAGAAGCAATCTAGCTCACCGCACCCACTTACAGCCAACGGCATGCATGTCAGTTAGGGGTGTGGGACCACACTATTCATCAATTATGGCACAGCTCAGTCTTTATCCAGTACCCACAGCCTGTAGTGAGTCATCATTAGTCCTGAGTTAGGCCCCCTCCTCCTATAAGTTCTCAAGAACTGGCTTTTGTAGGAGGTGTGGTGTAGAACCACAAACCCTTAAGAACTGTCACACAAACAACTACCCAGCCCTCCCAGCCCTTTATCCCAACTTCTCAAACTTTCACCGGCCAACACAGATAACTCTTTTTAAAACTTTACAAAGCTGTTTGGAAATTTGGCCTGGACGTGTGTCTTTTTAAGATGGTTCAgttctgcctcctcctcctcctcctcctcctcctccttatgTAATTTCCTCTTGTCCATCCACACCCCTCTTCCCTCCCGTGGTACCGTCTCACACACATAAAACATCTCACACTAGGCCCAAATACCTGTAcactcctcctgacagagatgcagactttttttttttcccctctctctctctctctctctctctctccctctctccctcatctctctctctctctctctctctctctctctctctctctctctctctctctctcaattcaattcaagggctttatttgcatgggaaacatctgtttacattgccaaagcaagtgaaatagatactaaacaaaagtgaaataaacaataaaaaataaacagtaaacattacacgcAAAAgttcaaaaataaataaagacatttcaaatgacatattatgtctatatacagtgttgtaaacgatgtgcaaatagttaaagtaaataaataaacataaatatggtttgtatttacaatggtgtttattccttcactggttgcccttttcttgtggcaagcaggtcacaaatcttgctgctgtgatttttacactgtggtatttcacccaatagatatggtaGTTTATCAAAACTGGATTTGTTTTTGAGAtactttgtgggtctgtgtaatctgagggaaatatgtgtttctaatatggtcatacatttggcaggaggttaagaattgcagctcagtttccacctcattttgtgggcagtgtgcacatagcctgtcttctcttgagagccaggtctgcctacagcgacctttctcaatagcaaggctatgctcactgagtctgtacatagtcaaaatctttccttaattttggggtgagccacagtggtcaggtattctcgCCGCTTGtgtactctgtttagggccaaatagcattctagtttgctctgttttttgttaattctttccaattgtcaggtaattatctttttgttttctcatgatttggttgggtctaattctgttactgtcctggggctctggtggggtatgtttgtgtttgaacagagccccaggaccagcacTAGGACTCTTTTCTCACTCCTTAGGGGactttttctctctctactctctctgactcatctctctctctctctctctctctctctctactctctctctctctcgtttctcgACTCAGATACACAGACATTTTTGGGATTACTTTTGAGAGGGAAGAAAGAGCATAAAACACTAGACCACACAACAACATCAATCTTCCTAATTCTCTCTGTCTTTATTTCTCTTCGCTACTCTCCACATCTTCTCTCTCAATCTCCCATCTCCGTCCCTCTCCGCTAGCTTCCTCTCCACATCTAGCTTCGGGTCCAGGCAGGCCAGCTATGTGTGAGGGGATGAAAGGTGACTCCATATTGGCTGGCTGCACCAGTCCACTTCCACCCAGTCTCTCCCATCCTAAACATCAGTCCAGCTAAACGATGGAGGctggctgtgtgttatgtgtgtatcCGTCACCACTGGATCAGTGCTAGCTCCCCTAACCTCGGCAGATGCTGTATACTGTATTGTAGCATACAGTGATGTTGGCTGTGGTCTCTTCCTCTTTGTCCTGACACTTACCTTGATGGTTGCGTGAAAGCATGCAGTAATTGTACTCCTCTAAGGAAATTAGTGCTGTCCTTGATTTCAGTTGTGCATTATAATAAATGTTGTTTATAGCTACATAATATGTATTGCATGCTTTACCAATCATAGCAATGTCAAATAGTCTGGATAACTGAAATAAACAGATTAATTTTGAAGTTCTATGTTGACTGTCAAAAATGCTCAAAAGCAATAGTAAATCATGCATCGTGTGTTGAGCACGACATATCCGCATGAAGCAAACAAAACACTACCATTCAACGTCAACTACTTTAATATTCGCCAGCCAGCCATAAACAGCTTCAAACCCCAAATGTTGCCGTTACAATGGACACATCTTCCCTTGCATTATTATTTCTAACTTGGCCGAAGCTTTCATCTCCGCTATGAGTTGTTGCACTTAACCCACACGCGGACAGGGCAAATGTTAGCTCCTCACAGTGCTTCGCAAACAattgcagacacacacacgccacgCTACAGGGAGGAACATGAAAACAGCACTAATAGGGAAAAGATGAGTGGACTCCAAGAGCCTGTGACGGGAGAACACTTGGTGAGGAGCGCaggagagcaggcaggcaggccgctGGACCTAACATTTTAGGCCTTGCTCTGTTGGAAGGGGAACAGCATGGGCTGTGATATAATTATTACAGTACGCCTCGCTATATGCAAAGCAAAAATTCTAGGATGCAAAGTAACAAGCAACCTTGAATTTCCAAGTTGGCATACCACTTGCTACCCACCCAGTAGGCTAGCCATCATCAAAAGGCCTTTCTAATATCTAGACACACCATATCACCACATTATTAGCCCACATGTTTAATAAAAGTTTCTGTCTACCTTTCTCAAAACGTATTTTTGTAAATTCTGGTTGGCACATGTGTAGTATTTGTTATTTCCTCTGTGATTACCTCCAGGGATAAAACAGTCTATTTTTATATGGTCCAGATTAATTTAGCCAACTTCAATTTCCACAATGCCTTTGTAGCCTACTGTATTTTCATTCAGATGTTCTTCTCCAACAAACCACAAAGAGACTATGCAGTGTTTGATGTGTATTAGAGGGTATACTGTGGTTTTTAATCAGTCCTGACCATGTTGATATTTTTGAGCATTTTACGGTGAGTGCTGTGTTGGCTAGTAAAGGGAGACACGCTTGTGTGCGGTGGAGGAAAAAGTGTGTAATCCTGTTTATTTTCCTTTGGTTTGCATGATGATAACAAAAAAAATGTGTGGTGTCCACGAATCACAGCGAACTGCCCCCACTTCAATGGGGGACCACAAGGTCCTTAGAACAACATTTTTGCTCTGAGGGAGAGCTTCAGAAGTTACAGCCCTTGTGTTAATGATGGGTCACTAGTGTTTCAATGAGCTGTTTGTTCAGATTTTTGGCGTTGGTTATGCATACAGGTACAAATCAACTCTGCATTCTTTGTCGTCCTGACGAGGTTTCACCCTCTGAGGACCAACCCTGGGCCACAACTGTCTACACAGAAGAGATACAGCCTCCCTCTGATTTAGGCCTGACGGCATGGTTGCCTCTACTCACAGTGTCTGCCTATGGAAATCCATCTCACTACTTTacacccctctctcatcccttcttATTCTTTGTATATCTCCCTCACTCTATCATCACTCACTCTGTCCTCTCACTGATGCATATCCAATAAGACAGAACAATATTTGGACAGGTGTTCTTTTTTATATGCATTATCTTCATAAGGTCTAGTGGACGGGTGCACCACTCATTTCATTGCAGTTTCATAAGAAATTAACCGCGGCAACATACCCTGGTTCACTGTAGACCGCTATACTgtagtctgtactgtactgtatgtgtaatcCTTAACAACAAAAAACTGTTTAGCTACAAATTTTCCTTTCACTTTAAACGTTATTTTTCCTGTTTCAGACAACTGTGGAGGCCACATCTGGAAGACAGATGTAATCCCTgagcatgttctctctctctcctctcttgctcacacatattcactctctcctctttcgctctctcccactctctctttctcgttccttcctccccctcttttGGGAAACATGAGAGCTggactaattctctctctctcctcttacccCCCGGCGGGGACCACCGGCACATTTGGAAACGCCTCAGCTGTTCCACAGGCAGAGTCTCCGTCAgcttagagagagagcgaggagaaagTTAGAGATGTAAAGATGGGTTTTTGACTGAGGTCTGAACTTTAACAGAGTATCAATTACATCAATGTCAAAACCATAACCTGCCCTTGCAtaaggagaaaagagagaaagcttGAGAGCAGTGCGTCAGTGTTTTCCAAAGTCAGAGGCACTTTCACTTAGGACTCCACACTCATCACCACTATCTATTATTAACTCCCTCTACAAGCTCTAGCAATTGTCATCAGctaacacacactgctgcagATGGTCCGTCTATAGTTGAGGTCTCCGTTGTCTATCATGTATCATGTGAAGATCTTTTTTCTAAGTAACCTATGCTCAACTCCTGATATAGTGCTTGAAATTTTTAGCAAATAAATGACAAAATTCAGTCTGAGGGAAATGTGTAATTGTGTGCTTTAAAAGTATAAACTGTGTGACATATACAGGACACAACAAATTGCCTtagaaattgtattttatttactTTAGTTAGCAGTAAGGTATTTGTTTTCAGTTGAGCTCAAATATTTTATGTTCAACTTCAATGTTTTGGTCAATGTCTCCACCAAGTGGATCATGTATGTAACTTCCCCTCTATTTGAAGTCCTTAGTTGGCCCTACCATACCCCTTCTATATATACTTGGTTTTGGAAAATATGACCAGTCAAAATAGGGCATGCCAGCAGTGAAACAACAAATATCATTATAACAAGTATTGTGAGGACTTTACGTTGGTCAAATACAAGCCAATTGACGAAATAAAACATAAGTGCAGAGAAATGACAAGGGGAAACTTCACAATGTTTCTATCTTAATATTCAATCTCCAGCACCACTTACAACACAACATGAAAATGGTGCGTTTCTATGTTTCGCAGTAAGAAAGATAGGTTTTTCCAATGACATCAGCGGTGTGCATCGTGTGATTTTGACTAATTATGAGCTGGTATtatctactaattggttgatgatgtcattggaaaaacGTATCTTTCGGGCTGTCTTTTACTACAAACATAGAAGCCAGctcattttcacatatgttgatgttggcgtggtgctggagatggtgaatatgaagttgaacaaTTGTGAAATGACCCTTAAGGTTAATAACTGGGAGATATGTATCCCATTGACACTATTTGTTTTCTCCGGTCTTCAGGGTCTTCCTTCTCCCCACTTCAGTGGCTCACTGAGCCACAGTGGCCCCCAGCATCCGCCCAACGGGCCCACCTACAAACAGGCCAACGAAAGCCCCCCAGCAGAGACTCCATCCTCAGCATCTTGGGCAGCCTCCTCAGCCACCCTGTCAACCCCTGCCACAGGGGAcgagagaaaggaaggagagggggaggcaggagaAAGAGAGGTGATACCGTCGGTGTCTATGTTCAGGTTGTGCACACTCCGCTCTGCCTCCTCCCTAACTCTTGCCATCTCTTCATCGTCTATCTCTTGCTCTGGAGGTGAGGCTGAGGAGGGCACCTATCTtagctcctctcccctcccacctccctctcttctctgccCACTATCTCTGCCTGCTTCTCTCTCACCCTGGCCTCAGCCTCCTGGTAGAGGGGCAGCGCTGTAGAACTCCACTCCACTCACTTTTACAGTCTGTTCAACCTTCTCCAGCAGCTCTTCCACACTcttcctctgtcatctctctctcctctacacctCCTCTCCAGAGAGTGATAGCGGTCTCCACACATCACCACCAGCTCCAGTAGGTCTTTGCGTCTGGTGGCGATGCACTCGTCCCAGCTGTTGTCCCAGAACCATCTGGTCTGTGTGGGTGAAGAGGACCAGGGTGTGTCCACTGACTGCAGTGGAGCCAAAGACCTTCTCCAGGGACTCCAGGGCCCGCAGCTCCATGTCAGCCGGCCGGTCCACAGGGACACACAGCAGGAAGGCATGAGGCCCTGGGGCCGACAGGGCCACGCAAGAGGAGACATGGTGCCTCACCTCCTCCGGGGGGCGCTCTGAGCAGAACCAGTCTTGGGCGACTACCACTGTTACCTGCACGCAAAAACAGAGTGTGTGAGGTTAGAACCTCTTGTTGACATTTAAGTAATTTGATCAGTGTGTAGGCTACTGTCCTTTTTAAAGAATTAACAAAGTATCTTACCCATCTCCCTGCAACGGTTCCTCTGTGCTTCTCACATTCCTGAGTGACAGCTGGCTCACTGGCAGTCTGGGTAAGGAAAGCCTGGCGGCCCAGTATGGTGTTTCCAGCTGCACCCTGTCCTGCTCTTGTCCGGCCCAGCAGAACCAGCCTCAGCTCTGCATTGGGACAAGgcgaggagatggagggagtgttCTTAGAAAGGGAGGATTCAGTAGCCTGCACACATCACAAGCTTCTGTCATCTGATCTCTGCTTTCTTTTTCCGTTTACATTAGTACTGTTCAATAAGCAATGCCATTTGTATCTCTGAAAGTTCTGCCAAAATATATATTGTAACAATGGAGGCATTGTACATATTTTCCTGtgagacaaaaaaataaataatcatagAATCAACTCAATCACGAAACCCCCTGGGTGcgcgttttgttttttgccctatcATTTAacctttaactaggcaagtcagttaagaacaaattcttatttacaatgaaggcctaccccggacaaaccctcccctaacccggacgacgctgggccaattgtgcgcctccctaGGGACTCCGATCTCGGccgattgtgatacagcccgggatcggaACCCGGTCTGTAGTGACCGCTCTCTAGCACTGCGAAGCCGATAcaaccgctgcgccactcgggagaaataACCATcacatcatcaagctttgattatttgaataatCTGTGCAAAAACCCAAAACGTGCCCcatgaccgagtttgggaaaccctgagctATAAAATGTAGCATACAATGTAAACACGTGTCATCTAATTCCAAAAGACAGACATCCGCTCAAGCGTAATGCGGAGACCTCCCTCACGTTCTAAAAACGGACAGGTCGTAAAGTGCGTTTGTGGAGAGTTAACAGTGCACAAGCGAGTATGAAGCAGTCATAAACAAACGCGAAGTCAAAGCCTACACTTCCTGAAACCTGCGTGAATAATTGGTAGGCTACATGTACCTGTTTGTGGCGGACCTGATGCCATCTCTTGCTTGTGCGATATTGCCAGATATTATTGCCCTATTTAGTATGCACCCTAGTCAACTTCCTCGTTCCTACTTCCTGACTCACTAGAAGAGGGATCGATCTGTGCCGTGTGCTTCTGCAGTCGTCAGGGCGTAGCCGTACAGTCAATGCTCTTCAATAGTTTTTGTAGGGTATTTTGATGCAGTGACAAAAAAAAAGTCAAGTAGGCTGACTTCTTCAAATGCCAACAACATTAGAATCAATATGGTCAAGGCATACTTGCTCAAACTTCCAAAAATCTAATCTCCCGTGGGCAGGCAGATTCTGTGTGTAGACCGAGAATCTGCCAGAACTGAAGGGATGTGCATTATATTATGTCATGGGATACAACCGGAGGTACGTGATACTGCAGGGATCCGCgaaaatataaatatttgtattgaaatgtttttatgaatattgctagcaacaacagaataTTAGATTAGTTTATGAATCACAATGACAGGGTTGCAGATgtaattgcagggtacagtgaaattcttaagctccaacagtgcaggtaaAGAAGATACAAAATTACACAGTCTTTGGTATTACACTCACTGGAGTGTCTGACATAGGCCTTGAAAAAGCACCTGCAAATAGGCTACCAGTGTGGAAGTGCCGCTGGCTTCTGGTAAGCTTTTTTGAT is a window from the Coregonus clupeaformis isolate EN_2021a chromosome 23, ASM2061545v1, whole genome shotgun sequence genome containing:
- the LOC123481675 gene encoding GTPase IMAP family member 2-like — protein: MASGPPQTELRLVLLGRTRAGQGAAGNTILGRQAFLTQTASEPAVTQECEKHRGTVAGRWVTVVVAQDWFCSERPPEEVRHHVSSCVALSAPGPHAFLLCVPVDRPADMELRALESLEKVFGSTAVSGHTLVLFTHTDQMVLGQQL